In the genome of Magnolia sinica isolate HGM2019 chromosome 2, MsV1, whole genome shotgun sequence, one region contains:
- the LOC131227914 gene encoding uncharacterized protein LOC131227914 has protein sequence MTSPSLFREGYLSGARTNNIINDWKTKDEKLILYHVYLDNLIDKFRKVTFTYMPRAMNQFADALDTLASILDISKGAAQWELIVKLQNDSTFYLQIEEAETPLDKHPWYTDIRKYLEDWVYPESAMPTDRRTIQ, from the exons ATGACATCCCCATCCTTGTTTCGAGAAGGCTATCTTTCGGGTGCACGAACGAACAACATAATCAA TGACTGGAAGACGAAGGACGAGAAGTTGATTTTGTACCACGTTTATCTTGATAATCTGATTGACAAATTCCGTAAAGTCACTTTTACATACATGCCACGTGCCATGAATCAATTCGCTGATGCCTTGGACACATTAGCATCTATACTAGACATTTCCAAAGGAGCAGCACAATGGGAACTCATAGTCAAACTACAAAACGATTCAACATTCTACCTACAGATCGAAGAAGCTGAAACGCCACTTGACAAGCACCCTTGGTATACTGATATTAGAAAATACCTGGAAGATTGGGTATACCCGGAAAGTGCCATGCCAACGGACCGTCGTACGATCCAATGA